Proteins encoded within one genomic window of Dromaius novaehollandiae isolate bDroNov1 chromosome 7, bDroNov1.hap1, whole genome shotgun sequence:
- the XIRP2 gene encoding xin actin-binding repeat-containing protein 2, translating to MSPSTGLCLGLALDPEGSQAAAAVAEGPPQLPQARPTRAGAMRGGCPPASDPTYVLHWQGTLELAEFPMEKGSLELLKQKWEAGEAPRLGPRGQYGVAGSRRCRRSPAPEGRSSRAAPRSPQPEEAGPAAAAGQEGRAGGSAPDKSSRDSTMEKVPADGGRAEVFKEEPLGGPRRIERFPIALEDLRNRFEAPGGGAAVARKEVETERSSHSPTFKNQPGSHSSISLKESHVKSGKRVFDKMSSANGQNNNSEVTAGCPKTVRRLPEENTPGSGNTPLDFQDTVSLKERMAMYQAAVSKVESSSSFANASEEIEPCTVPGGLARVKKQFERGQMTSSQNTFAQYQHQHKSVQEMSSSSQRTASSSSRETERNEITCKESQMEALQTEEVSHCEQVSHERKEISTLFQHTDETVVNAATNEEFPKISTQVLKEQFERTAREKAVHSDKETATPAKQAKIENGYQEVIWPSAVSRSSTTTTSASRLRETSTASKKQYGTAASAMPYTRSPKHGNAENFPTTSAPAPLERTGISQSPEPSTSPTKTTIPKDLYSKQRNLYELKRLYKHIHPELRKSLEKDYLNEISGILSSESEARNIMSGDVQQARYIFENTIIPQKFTSPEKEYLEWDEILKGEVQSMRWIFENQPLDSIKDDSPDPDKVRSIAEQEIIAGGDVKYTTWMFETQPIDALGAHSSESAETTDKIPELARGDVRTTTWMFETQPLDSMNKIYHDEEQTSVETCIREISGGDVKTVRYMFETQNLDKLGQLYSVDEVNLLQLRSELKEIKGNVKRSIKHFETRPLYVIRDNLGQMLEIKTVRREDTEKGDVRTARWMFETQPLDMINKDPVEIKVLRGISMEENVKGGVHKAKWLFETQPLDTIKEDSEEMITQKETILGTDVSRKCWIFETQPLDALKDNDDRTRLPPEEIIGGDVTGTKHLFETLPMDALKDSLDVGKLQKVVTTEEEKGDVRHQKWIFETKPLEQIREERKEFVRTVKLEEIDRGDVNSYKNIFESSNLKKYDESQKIHVEGIMRGAVELNKALFETTPLYAIQDSLGKYHEVKTIRQEEILRGDVRSCRWLFETRPLDQFDESDKKIQIIKGISSQEVISGDVKTAKWLFETQPLDAIKHFSNVGEEEEIKAEQRTDIVKGDVKTCRWLFETQPMESLYDKVEVVTDNEEIHKGDVKTCTRLFETQPLDAIKDGSEITEKLHTVNREDIQGSDVRTACCLFETENLENIQGEEGKELKRIMEIDIQPGDVSAIKHKFESHSLDSINFSSEEVLEKIKAIQKQEIQKGNVLHCRWLFENHSIDAIKENQEDSASVKTVTDIKGGNVRKSCFIFETFSLDQIRDESENTSTKKTISEEEITKGNVKNYTMMFENQSLYAIQDKEGNYHEVTTVKKEEVIHGDVRGTRWLFETKPLDSINESDNVYIIRAVTQEDIQRGDVSSVRYRFETQPLDKISEDEKIIVPTICSVEGADVKANKQLFESEELNKGTYIRTVSVSEVQHGNVKTATWLFETHALDEIRAEGSEYKDVKTVTKEDVQEGDVQHAVWLFENQSLDSIKETDETEIRIAREDIPQVDVKTTTWLFETTPFHEFNESKVEKQEIIGKSIKETLKELYSQKVVESHGIIIESDEIGDVRMAKYKLMNQKTPEIQKEEIIKGDLGNIMMNLLSRKSTTRKEIVVNDDEKGNVNLTKAQLLNRSIDDHVEKEEIVRGDIQQAIKKLFSKDSSIKRGILIQENERGDINMTIYSLLHKKDGNKIQRDEVIGGDVKRTVHNLLSSIANNEISERTKIEENERGNVQFFTTCIEAGALDYLKLFQTGSDETLTIKKQEEDEEVIAGDVEGTKLLLKKHKFPIQRTVAETDIIPGDVSNAVKNFTAEPQNTSSHVHKEEIIKGDLKAALNSLSQAISQTTVKEKEEVIKADILAILKSLEEAAFQLKEAEKPDVIPGDIKRTIESLEKAINKKIEVLKAEVVRGDLDSTLKSLKEAQLSFKGIDKGDVISRDTQTAVQNELEICAEKKMVQSGERSHRDIKRTAKPAFKPSQQLAHGNITQNLAKSVKSHHECYQEMQAKNETFLKEAAKDTGKIHLDQKQNTESLGINMKQMNLPNSQQKSTEKVEESRDKTTVQHNGEKDTKSLTEQHMKNQSTFCGKVRRNVRTEKSETCKALRKHSMSSSMQSTGKTTEKKQDLYNEQKNNDFSNRNNQKEIIKTTEMSADANNSQSKTTQQPVKMAPSEISKGTDRFQKHVPKTETEQSQHCREILARKEMNTDQTQDVVSMTAGESIKDKQKLTQQTHSNFKETESRKRTDIHQQSKKSVGQFTGKTKMEATKSEAQFSVKIPLNQAKNVMEKDITEMDSLFPPPPSLPPSPPPSVTSSESEFPLPPPPPPLTSDKQMFLSPSSPGETTKAEFDHFPPPPPPLLPIDDKSETEFLSGLPLPPPPPHLVIPPTMQPRQKKKHIPKYPEESLPHSEQTHASTKVAGKSMGVASSQNLIKMEPSKGLEGLKSKMPPKFEPTVLQMRTETDITKILAESRKSETLMNTVSHEQKQESSHTRAEEGRRLSSVTEMANRSPKAQEEILPVQKKKIFPVMKSPSIPSESRTQIKPKPYIRKFKTPLMIAEEKYRQQKEETEKREVKSFCCESDKTSNKAQGSPAEMSLQKSNKQDQGPAQGTAAPAIPQKMTISDSDSHINLQATGFRGDKKLSASLAVQSATDQLQKALEASAEDHSSKKVLPGTKHNVSCQIEKIHPDQTLHKPEQLKNVEQLCKPQNKITPPTFKVKTIKLPIVEQSLQEIHKDSEIHQNQQGTNVQNVFTQHNQKKQREDISLTIKKKERTAKQDHQEHINGNVLAEKTHSKRTENMQELCKQDFNHMKQKLVSENETRHEKILLRKEINQAHVPIHPEKDIVTIQKKQEQPKIKPAVKTVKGKVTDRQHDSQTQITEQKKVCVSESRVQKKNVSQEYNSLQENAYVKDKSIQVKEGLLKTKDPKQDITHKKSLHSSSPPYTEEKHAVDILDILRKREELQQVLCRVKQFEDEPNKNGLKTFKTFLNIIPVWLIDQEKKKNIAHIVTENNFEKMKEELSDIKTRAIKMLASCEDSIQNAVSSRIVKSRNNSTTYQGPSQKISGITIGSNKKDVHKTTGTIKEETVHHEAKQQSNGFRQTESRSSPALRMRSPSPTYITIESRRTDSPLREISSSPTQREGTSLPHRSATPKARIQRPLSSPSSPRSQAEQLAKLKDTTAKLSQGVTQHRAVNPLPIVEKRSEIVKSPAILRQQIKIEMHARKPLSSVTPPVYESQITAGTVKNTEEAQEESRKAEKNNNYWCQDRLNIPEHLQSQSESLDSTSVTQKFESPRIDQPGLIHRFEASETVTHTQNEPTTVVERLSNESAYEKGKLLGKFEDKSIFEVKSMKRDFKSGEVKSKTEERIHIFNQDEFGTDSQRKQANFQNSSCWQLRETTQDISYKPGQCEDKEQSFQPAICLEAKSHNEYSSDRDSLTNTVVESRTATSTSQNVDGVQSGFGFKHAPPTYEDVISGHILDISTADSPEKLLRNFQKTWQDSEQVFKSLGYTASDTSETEVRSSFHEEAEYFSETAASGKGNMHTLSTESLSNGMPSCRQAEFS from the exons GAGATGTCAAGTAGCAGTCAGCGCACAGCATcaagcagcagcagggaaactGAACGCAATGAAATCACCTGCAAAGAAAGTCAAATGGAAGCCCTTCAAACAGAAGAG GTTTCTCATTGTGAGCAAGTTTCTCatgagagaaaagagatttctaCACTCTTTCAGCACACTGATGAAACAG TAGTCAATGCAGCTACCAATGAGGAGTTCCCAAAGATTTCAACGCAGGTTTTAAAGGAACAGTTTGAAAGGACAGCTCGAGAAAAGGCTGTTCACTCTGACAAGGAGACTGCAACACCTGCAAAGCAAGCAAAG ATTGAAAATGGGTACCAGGAAGTTATATGGCCTTCAGCAGTTAGTCGTTCTTCCACTACTACGACTTCAGCAAGTAGACTACGTGAAACTTCTACAGCAAGCAAAAAACAGTATGGAACTGCTGCTTCTGCAATGCCTTACACCAGGTCCCCTAAACATGGGAACGCAGAAAACTTTCCCACTACTTCTGCGCCAGCTCCATTGGAAAGGACAGGGATTTCCCAGTCCCCTGAGCCATCCACCTCTCCAACAAAGACCACTATCCCCAAAGATCTGTACTCAAAGCAAAGAAATTTATATGAATTAAAACGTTTATACAAACATATTCACCCAGAATTAAGAAAGAGCTTAGAAAAAGATTACTTAAATGAGATTTCTGGTATTTTATCTAGTGAATCTGAAGCAAGGAATATAATGTCAGGAGATGTACAGCAGGCTagatatatttttgaaaacactATTATCCCTCAAAAGTTTACAAGCccagaaaaagaatatttagaATGGGATGAAATCCTAAAAGGTGAGGTTCAGTCTATGAGATGGATCTTTGAGAACCAACCTTTAGATTCAATTAAAGATGACTCACCAGACCCAGACAAAGTTAGAAGCATTGCAGAGCAAGAAATCATTGCAGGTGGAGATGTTAAATACACAACCTGGATGTTTGAGACACAGCCCATTGATGCACTGGGTGCACATTCTTCAGAATCTGCAGAAACTACAGACAAGATCCCAGAATTAGCTAGAGGAGATGTCCGCACAACCACATGGATGTTTGAAACTCAGCCATTGGACTCTATGAATAAAATTTATCATGATGAAGAACAAACATCAGTTGAGACTTGTATTAGAGAAATTTCTGGTGGTGATGTAAAAACTGTGAGGTACATGTTTGAAACACAGAATCTGGATAAACTTGGGCAGCTATACTCAGTGGATGAAGTTAACTTGCTGCAGCTGAGGTCTGAGCTCAAAGAGATTAAAGGAAATGTGAAGAGAAGCATAAAGCATTTCGAAACTCGTCCACTGTATGTTATCAGAGACAATTTAGGTCAAATGCTGGAGATTAAAACTGTCCGCCGAGAAGACACTGAGAAAGGGGATGTCAGAACAGCACGCTGGATGTTTGAAACACAGCCTTTAGACATGATTAACAAAGACCCAGTGGAAATTAAAGTTTTACGTGGAATCTCTATGGAGGAAAACGTCAAAGGTGGCGTGCACAAGGCAAAATGGTTATTTGAAACACAGCCTTTAGATACTATTAAAGAGGATTCAGAGGAAATGATCACTCAGAAAGAAACTATTTTAGGGACTGATGTTTCCAGAAAGTGCTGGATTTTTGAAACTCAGCCTCTTGATGCTCTGAAAGATAATGATGACAGAACTCGTCTCCCTCCTGAAGAAATAATAGGAGGTGATGTAACGGGTACTAAACATTTATTTGAAACTTTACCAATGGATGCATTAAAGGACAGCCTAGATGTTGGTAAGCTTCAAAAGGTGGTCActactgaggaagaaaaaggtgaTGTAAGACATCAGAAATGGATTTTTGAGACTAAACCTCTTGAACAGatcagagaagaaaggaaagaatttgtCAGAACTGTAAAGCTTGAAGAAATTGACAGAGGTGATGTGAATAgctacaaaaatatatttgaatcaagcaatttaaaaaaatatgatgaATCACAAAAAATCCATGTGGAGGGTATAATGAGAGGAGCTGTAGAGTTGAACAAAGCTCTTTTTGAAACAACTCCTCTCTACGCAATTCAAGACAGTCTTGGTAAATACCATGAGGTTAAAACAATTAGGCAAGAAGAAATTTTAAGAGGAGATGTAAGGAGCTGCAGGTGGCTATTTGAAACAAGGCCTCTTGACCAATTTGATGAAAGtgataaaaaaatccaaattatcAAGGGAATATCTTCACAAGAAGTAATTTCTGGTGATGTGAAAACAGCTAAATGGTTGTTTGAAACTCAGCCTCTTGATGCTATTAAACATTTTAGCAAtgtgggagaagaagaagaaattaaagcagAACAGAGGACAGACATTGTTAAGGGAGATGTAAAAACATGTAGATGGCTTTTTGAAACACAGCCAATGGAATCACTGTATGACAAAGTTGAGGTAGTGACTGACAACGAAGAAATACATAAAGGAGATGTCAAAACCTGTACTCGGCTCTTTGAAACACAGCCACTTGATGCAATAAAAGATGGctcagaaataacagaaaaactaCACACTGTGAATCGGGAGGATATTCAAGGAAGTGATGTCCGAACTGCATGTTGcctttttgaaacagaaaacctAGAAAATATACaaggagaagaagggaaagaattAAAACGAATAATGGAAATTGATATTCAGCCTGGGGATGTTTCAGCTATCAAGCATAAATTTGAAAGCCACTCATTAGACTCCATAAATTTCAGTTCAGAGGAAGTTCTGGAAAAAATTAAAGCTATTCaaaaacaggaaatacaaaaaggaaatgttttacaTTGCCGATGGCTTTTTGAAAACCACTCGATTGATGCTATAAAAGAAAACCAGGAAGACAGTGCCTCAGTCAAAACTGTAACAGATATAAAGGGGGGGAATGTGaggaaaagctgttttatttttgaaactttctCTCTGGACCAAATTAGAGATGAATCTGAAAATACCAGCACCAAGAAAACCATTAGTGAAGAGGAAATAACAAAGGGAAATGTTAAAAACTATACAATGATGTTTGAAAACCAATCACTTTATGCAATTCAGGACAAAGAAGGGAATTATCATGAAGTAACAACAGTTAAAAAGGAGGAAGTGATTCATGGAGATGTACGTGGGACAAGGTGGTTGTTTGAAACAAAACCTTTAGATTCTATTAATGAATCAGATAATGTATACATTATTCGAGCTGTCACCCAGGAAGATATTCAGAGAGGAGATGTAAGCTCTGTCAGATACAGATTTGAGACTCAACCATTGGATAAaatttcagaagatgaaaaaataataGTGCCCACTATCTGCAGTGTTGAAGGGGCTGATGTGAAGGCCAACAAACAATTATTTGAGTCTGAAGAGCTAAATAAGGGCACATACATAAGAACAGTGAGTGTCAGTGAAGTCCAGCATGGCAATGTAAAAACTGCCACCTGGTTATTTGAGACACACGCTCTAGATGAGATTAGAGCAGAGGGGTCAGAATATAAAGATGTCAAAACAGTCACAAAAGAAGATGTGCAAGAAGGTGATGTTCAGCATGCAGTATGGCTTTTTGAAAACCAGTCTTTGGATTCCATTAAGGAAACGGATGAAACTGAAATAAGAATAGCCAGGGAAGACATTCCGCAGGTAGATGTAAAAACGACAACATGGCTTTTTGAAACAACACCTTTCCACGAATTTAATGAAAGTAAGGTTGAAAAGCAAGAAATTATAGGCAAAAGTATcaaagaaactttaaaagaaCTTTACTCACAAAAAGTTGTGGAGTCTCATGGAATTATCATTGAGTCAGACGAAATTGGAGATGTCAGAATGGCAAAGTATAAACTAATGAATCAAAAGACACCCGAAATACAAAAGGAAGAGATTATTAAAGGGGATCTAGGCAACATAATGATGAACCTTCTGTCCAGAAAAAGCACTACCAGAAAAGAGATTGTAGTAAATGACGATGAAAAAGGCAATGTTAATTTGACCAAAGCTCAGTTACTGAACAGATCAATAGATGATCATGTTGAAAAAGAAGAGATAGTGAGAGGTGATATACAGCAGGCTATAAAAAAACTATTTAGTAAGGATAGCTCCATAAAACGAGGAATTTTAATTCAGGAAAATGAGAGAGGTGATATTAACATGACGATATATTCTCTCCTTCACAAAAAGGATGGCAATAAAATCCAACGTGATGAAGTGATAGGTGGTGATGTGAAACGTACCGTTCACAACCTCCTGTCTTCTATAGCAAATAATGAAATATCAGAACGGactaaaatagaagaaaatgagagaggCAATGTTCAGTTTTTCACAACATGCATAGAAGCTGGAGCTCTGGACTATCTGAAACTGTTCCAGACAGGGTCAGATGAAACACTGACAATCAAGAAACAAGAAGAAGATGAGGAAGTAATTGCTGGTGATGTAGAAGGCACAAAGCTGTTGCTAAAGAAACACAAGTTCCCCATTCAACGTACAGTTGCTGAAACTGACATCATCCCCGGAGATGTGTCTAATGCAGTTAAAAATTTCACGGCAGAGCCACAGAATACATCTAGTCATGTACacaaagaagaaattataaaAGGTGATTTGAAGGCAGCTTTAAATTCCCTCAGCCAGGCCATAAGTCAAACAACAgttaaagaaaaggaagaagttatAAAAGCTGACATCCTGGCGATACTGAAGTCACTTGAAGAAGCAGCTTTTCaactgaaagaagcagaaaagcctGATGTCATACCTGGAGATATTAAGAGGACCATTGAGTCCCTTGAAAAGgcaataaacaaaaaaattgaagttCTGAAAGCGGAGGTTGTTCGGGGAGACCTTGATTCAACATTAAAGTCTTTAAAAGAAGCTCAGCTATCTTTCAAGGGCATAGACAAAGGAGATGTAATCAGCAGAGATACTCAGACTGCTGTGCAAAATGAACTAGAAATCtgtgcagaaaagaaaatggtaCAATCTGGAGAAAGGAGTCATAGAGATATAAAAAGAACTGCCAAACCAGCTTTTAAGCCATCTCAACAATTAGCACATGGTAACATAACCCAAAATCTAGCAAAGTCTGTTAAATCTCACCATGAATGTTACCAAGAAATGCAGGCTAAAAATGAGACTTTTCTGAAAGAAGCTGCAAAGGATACTGGAAAGATACATTTAGATCAAAAACAGAATACCGAGTCTCTTGGTATTAATATGAAACAGATGAATTTACCTAATTCACAACAAAAGAGCACCGAGAAAGTGGAAGAGTCAAGGGATAAAACCACAGTCCAGCACAATGGAGAAAAAGACACAAAATCTCTGACTGAACAACATATGAAAAATCAGTCTACCTTCTGTGGAAAAGTTAGGAGAAATGTAAGAACAGAGAAATCAGAAACATGCAAAGCTCTGAGGAAACACAGTATGTCCAGCAGCATGCAGTCCActggaaaaacaacagaaaagaaacaggatttatacaatgaacaaaaaaataatgatttttccaACAGAAACAATCAGAAGGAGATCATAAAAACAACAGAGATGTCAGCAGATGCTAATAACTCCCAATCCAAAACCACTCAGCAACCAGTGAAGATGGCGCCTAGTGAAATTTCGAAAGGGACAGACCGCTTTCAAAAGCATGTGCCAAAGACAGAAACAGAGCAATCTCAGCATTGTAGAGAGATTCTTGCCAGGAAAGAGATGAACACTGACCAAACGCAAGACGTAGTATCTATGACAGCAGGAGAGAGtataaaagacaaacaaaaactcACACAGCAAACACATAgtaattttaaagaaactgagaGCAGGAAAAGGACTGATATTCATCAGCAAAGTAAGAAATCAGTAGGACAGTTTACTGGAAAGACCAAAATGGAAGCTACTAAATCAGAGGCtcaattttctgtaaaaattccTCTGAATCAAGCCAAGAATGTAATGGAGAAAGACATAACAGAAATGGATTCCCTATTCCCTCCTCCACCCTCACTTCCCCCATCACCGCCACCTTCAGTTACATCTTCTGAAAGTGAATTTCCTTTGCCTCCTCCACCACCTCCTTTAACATCTGATAAACAGATGTTTCTTTCACCATCATCACCTGGAGAAACGACCAAAGCTGAGTTTGatcattttcctcctcctcctccaccactACTACCAATAGATGACAAATCTGAAACTGAGTTCCTATCTGGTCTCCCTCTCCCACCACCTCCCCCACATCTTGTGATTCCTCCTACAATGCAaccaaggcagaagaaaaaacatattccTAAATATCCAGAAGAATCACTGCCTCATTCAGAGCAAACTCATGCCAGTACTAAAGTGGCGGGTAAATCTATGGGTGTAGCATCATCACAAAACCTCATCAAAATGGAGCCCTCAAAGGGCCTGGAAGGTCTCAAGTCAAAAATGCCTCCTAAATTTGAACCAACAGTCCTTCAGATGCGCACAGAAACTGATATCACCAAAATTTTGGCAGAAAGTAGAAAGTCTGAAACACTGATGAATACAGTTAGTCATGAACAGAAACAAGAGAGCAGTCATACaagagcagaggaaggaagaCGACTATCCTCTGTAACAGAAATGGCTAATCGTTCACCCAAGGCTCAGGAAGAGATATTACCggtccagaaaaaaaagatttttccagtGATGAAATCTCCTTCCATTCCTTCAGAGAGCAGAACGCAAATAAAACCCAAGCCTTATATTCGAAAATTTAAAACTCCATTAATGatagctgaagaaaaatacagacagcagaaggaagagacagaaaaaagagaagtCAAAAGTTTTTGCTGTGAGTCAGACAAAACAAGCAACAAGGCTCAGGGAAGTCCAGCTGAAATGTCCTTACAAAAATCAAACAAGCAAGATCAAGGTCCTGCACAAGGTACAGCAGCCCCTGCAATACCACAGAAAATGACAATTTCTGATTCTGATTCTCATATCAATTTACAAGCAACAGGATTCAGAGGTGATAAAAAGCTATCTGCATCTTTAGCTGTACAATCGGCCACCGATCAACTTCAGAAAGCTTTAGAAGCCTCAGCAGAAGATCATAGTAGTAAAAAAGTACTACCAGGTACAAAACATAACGTATCATGTCAAATAGAAAAAATCCATCCAGATCAGACATTACATAAACCTGAGCAGCTGAAGAATGTGGAACAATTGTGCAAGCCTCAAAATAAAATCACTCCCCCTACATTCAAAGTTAAAACTATTAAGCTTCCCATTGTAGAGCAGAGCTTACAGGAAATTCATAAAGATTCTGAAATACACCAAAACCAGCAGGGAACTAATGTTCAAAATGTTTTCACACAACATAAtcagaagaagcagagagaagacaTAAGCCTTaccattaagaaaaaagaaagaactgcaaAGCAGGATCACCAAGAGCACATTAATGGGAATGTGCTAGCTGAAAAAACACATTCAAAACGTACAGAAAACATGCAAGAATTATGCAAACAGGACTTCAACCATATGAAACAAAAATTAGttagtgaaaatgaaacaagacatGAGAAAATCTTGCTGAGGAAAGAAATAAATCAGGCCCATGTACCAATTCATCCAGAGAAAGATATAGTGACAATTCAGAAAAAACAAGAGCAGCCTAAGATTAAACCTGCAGTGAAAACAGTCAAGGGAAAAGTAACCGACAGACAGCATGACTCACAGACCCAAATTACTGAACAAAAGAAGGTGTGCGTTTCTGAGAGTAGagtccaaaaaaaaaatgtgtccCAAGAATATAATAGTCTGCAAGAAAATGCATATGTCAAAGACAAAAGCATACAAGTAAAAGAAGGCCTCCTAAAGACAAAAGATCCAAAGCAAGATATTACACACAAAAAATCTTTACATTCTTCTTCACCACCGTATACTGAGGAAAAACATGCAGTAGATATATTAGATATtttgagaaaaagagaggaactgCAGCAAGTTTTGTGCAGGGTAAAACAGTTTGAAGATGAGCCAAATAAAAATGGTCTAAAAACATTtaagacatttttaaatattatccCTGTCTGGCTAatagatcaggaaaaaaagaaaaatatagctcATAttgtaacagaaaataattttgaaaaaatgaaagaagaattaTCTGATATTAAAACTCGAGCAATCAAAATGCTTGCCTCATGTGAAGATTCAATCCAAAATGCTGTGTCCTCAAGAATAGTGAAATCCAGAAATAACAGCACTACTTATCAAGGCCCTTCCCAGAAAATATCAGGAATTACTATTGGCTCCAATAAAAAAGACGTGCATAAAACCACAGGCACTATTAAAGAAGAAACAGTGCATCATGAAGCTAAACAGCAGTCCAATGGATTTAGACAGACAGAATCCAGATCTTCTCCGGCACTAAGAATGCGATCACCATCTCCTACTTACATAACAATTGAGTCGAGAAGGACAGACTCTCCTCTAAGGGAGATATCCTCTTCCCCTACCCAAAGAGAAGGGACTTCTCTACCCCACAGATCTGCAACGCCAAAAGCTAGAATTCAACGGCCActgtcttctccctcttctccaagaagccaagctgagcaACTGGCTAAGCTGAAAGACACCACAGCAAAATTATCACAAGGCGTAACACAGCATCGAGCTGTAAATCCACTTCCGATTGtagaaaaaagatcagaaatcGTTAAATCTCCTGCAATACTTCGCCAACAAATTAAGATTGAAATGCATGCTAGGAAACCTTTATCCTCAGTAACTCCACCTGTATATGAATCTCAAATAACTGCTGGTACagtaaaaaacacagaagaagcacaagaagaaagtagaaaagcagagaaaaacaacaacTACTGGTGCCAAGACCGATTAAACATTCCAGAACACTTACAGTCTCAGAGTGAAAGTTTAGATTCCACCTCAGTGACACAAAAATTTGAGAGTCCTAGGATTGATCAGCCAGGTCTTATTCATAGGTTTGAAGCATCAGAGAcagtaacacacacacaaaatgagcCAACTACAGTAGTTGAGAGGTTAAGTAATGAAAGTGCGTATGAAAAGGGTAAGTTATTAGGAAAATTTGAGGACAAATCCATATTTGAAGTTAAGTCAATGAAAAGAGATTTCAAAAGTGGTGAAGTGAAGAGCAAAACAGAGGAGAGAATACACATATTTAACCAAGATGAATTTGGTACGGACAGCCAAAGAAAGCAAGCTAATTTCCAAAACTCTTCTTGCTGGCAGCTGAGAGAAACAACGCAAGATATATCTTATAAACCAGGGCAATGTGAAGATAAAGAACAGTCATTTCAACCTGCAATATGTTTGGAAGCCAAGTCCCATAATGAATATTCTTCTGATAGGGATTCATTAACAAACACAGTAGTTGAATCAAGAACTGCTACCTCAACTTCACAAAATGTTGATGGTGTGCAGTCAGGATTTGGCTTCAAGCATGCCCCCCCAACATATGAAGATGTTATCTCAGGACACATTCTGGATATTTCTACTGCTGATTCACCAGAAAAGCTACTGAGAAATTTTCAGAAGACATGGCAAGACAGTGAACAAGTTTTTAAAAGTCTTGGTTACACTGCCTCAGATACTTCTGAAACTGAAGTGAGAAGCAGCTTCCATGAGGAAGCAGAGTATTTCAGTG AAACTGCAGcttcaggaaaaggaaatatgCACACTTTGTCAACAGAGAGTTTATCCAATGGAATGCCTAGTTGCCGACAGGCAGAATTTTCATAA